The Eriocheir sinensis breed Jianghai 21 chromosome 4, ASM2467909v1, whole genome shotgun sequence genome has a segment encoding these proteins:
- the LOC126982144 gene encoding uncharacterized protein LOC126982144: MTVGGVEACIRVGCIMFMPHMIVTGNGTHPVVSGTLVEFFETVGKKLGRCVQYIAEPTNEAGIELPNGTWTGVMGVTHRNETDVTTMLIMSLKRAMAFDFSDFLYIEEHSASYKRPVLESDISGFIKPFSPLVSNASSV; the protein is encoded by the exons ATGACGGTAGGCGGTGTCGAGGCCTGCATCCGTGTGGGGTGTATCATG TTCATGCCGCACATGATCGTCACTGGCAACGGAACGCATCCTGTCGTCAGCGGTACTCTTGTGGAGTTTTTTGAGACTGTGGGAAAGAAGCTTGGTCGATG CGTCCAGTACATCGCGGAGCCAACAAACGAGGCGGGGATCGAACTACCAAATGGCACGTGGACGGGTGTAATGGGGGTGACACATCGGAAT GAAACAGATGTGACGACGATGCTAATCATGTCCCTGAAGAGAGCCATGGCATTTGACTTCAGTGATTTTCTTTACATCGAGGAGCACTCGGCGAGTTACAAACGGCCGGTTTTGGAGTCAGACATCTCGGGCTTCATTAAACCTTTCTCACCTTTGGTTAGTAATGCAAGCTCAGTATAG